Proteins encoded within one genomic window of Eleutherodactylus coqui strain aEleCoq1 chromosome 1, aEleCoq1.hap1, whole genome shotgun sequence:
- the LOC136631009 gene encoding mucin-like protein produces MCCTKLTGNKIEWILQGSNSTIVKLNGAEYTLPDNVTYISKITLEKTSGDEIQAAFDGGISITVSADQGALNFITMFDITYRNRTEGLLGVFNDDKTDDLMAANGTKLEFNGVKLPNESLIFEIGMTWKTTPLDSIFIYDETTGESWNTYNNNTFVPMFYDELLLTSSSDAIDKANQTCQGNDECIFDILSTGNDALGVATLTSFNSATEQNSLMSKKYPLLSALCFFLILFQ; encoded by the exons ATGTGTTGTACAAAGTTGACAGGAAACAAA ATTGAGTGGATTCTTCAGGGAAGCAATTCAACTATTGTGAAACTCAATGGTGCTGAATATACTTTACCAG ACAATGTGACGTATATAAGCAAAATAACACTAGAGAAGACAAGCGGAGATGAAATACAGGCCGCATTCGATGGTGGGATCTCGATTACAGTTTCTGCTGACCAGGGAGCTTTGAACTTTATCACAATGTTCGATATTACCTACAGGAACAGAACAGAAGGTCTCCTGG GAGTTTTCAATGATGATAAGACCGATGATCTGATGGCAGCAAATGGGACCAAACTGGAATTTAATGGCGTGAAACTTCCCAATGAATCCCTGATATTTGAAATTGGAATGACAT GGAAAACAACACCTTTGGACAGCATCTTCATCTACGATGAAACAACTGGAGAATCCTGGAACACCTACAACAACAACACATTTGTACCAATGTTTTACGACGAGCTACTTCTGACCAGTAGCAGTGATGCCATCGATAAAGCAAATCAAACATGTCAAGGAAACGATGAATGTATTTTTGATATTCTGAGTACTGGAAATGATGCTTTAGGAGTCGCCACACTTACTAGTTTCAACTCAGCGACAGAACAAAACAGCTTGATGAGTAAGAAATATCCTTTACTCTCtgctttatgtttttttcttatactttttcagtaa